The genomic segment CGCGCTCAGCTACGCCGCGACCGCCCGCCAGGCGGCGGACCAGGCCGCGCAGTACGCGAACGACGCGGAGGCCTCCCGGATCCGCGCGGGTGAGTACGCGGCTCAGGCGGCGGCCTCCGCGGACCAGGCGGAGCGCTCGGCGGCCGACGCCGCCCGGTCCGCCCAGCTGGCCCGCGAAGCCGAAGCGGCCGCGCACCGCAGCGCCGGCCAGGCCCAGCAGTCGGTGATCAGCGCCCAGGACTCGGCGAACAAGGCCACCGGTTCGGCGAACGCCGCCAAGGAAGCCGCCGACCGCGCCCGGGCGGACGCGCTGGCGGCGGGCAGGTCCGCCGCCGAAGCGGCCAGGCTGGCCCGTGAAGCCGCCGACCGGGCGGCCGAACTCAAGCGACAGGAGGAAGAAGCCCGCAGGCGGGCCGAGGACGACGCCCGCAAGCCCGAACCGTCGCCGGGGCAGCCCCCGCGGCCCAACGACCCCAACTACGACGCGGCGATGCGCAACTTCTTCGGCGGTGTCCCGGCCGATGACAGGCGCCAGGTGTACGACACCAGCGCCAAGATGCCCGGCCGCGGGATCATCATGATGCGGTTCTTCATCCACTCCGACGACGCGGCCTTCGGCCTGCTCGACGGCGACAACCGCGGCTTCTCGATGGACCCGGGAGCCTCGGCGCGCATCATCGCGGCCTGGGACACCGACACCGGCAAGGTCAGCTACACCGTCACCAAGTCCACCAAGGAAGGCGGCTACATCTGGTCGCCGGGTGGCGCGGTACGCGTACCCGACCGGGTCTACCCCGCCCACCCGATCAGCCCCGGCGGGGACAACGACCTGCGGGTGCGCATCCAGCAGAACGGCTACCTGGCCGCGGACTACACCGGGCTCAACGGGTTGCTGCCGCTGTTCCAGGTCAACGGCCGGGTCGAGGTCAAGATCGACGAGCAGGTCGGCACCAGGAGCCACATCGGGGGTGACGACTACCCCGACTTCGAGGTGGTCCAGTACTGGAAGAACGAAGCCCCGCGCAACCTCGGCACGGACAGCATGGCCCCGTTGCAGGGCTTGGCCAGCGCGCCCCTGGTGGGCCACCGCTCACACACCTGGATCAACGGCCAGCCCGCCTAGGTCCCGACCGGCCACACGACTGGGGAATGGAAACCATGAGAACCAAGAGATACGCGAGACGGTCGGTGGCGGCGCTGGCCGCCTCGGCCGCGATCGCGGCGCTGCTGGCCGCACCGGCCGCCGCGGTCACCAACGGCACGCCCACCGGCGACTACGGCGAGGCGTACTGGCACACCGCACGCATCACCATCGGCGACAACTTCCGCTCCTGTTCCGGCACACTCGTGTCCGACCAGTGGCTCGTCACCGCCGCCAGCTGCTTCGCCGAGAACCCCGCGCAGGGCTTCCGGATCAACCCGGGACCGCCGAGCAGGCCCACCACCGCCCAGTTCTGGTACGGCGCGGTACAGGCGAAAGGCGGTGGCGGGACGTACAAGCTGACCCAGCGGATCATCGACCTGAAGCCGCGCGAGGACCGCGACCTGGTCTTCGCCAGGCTCGAAACGCGGGTCGGGCTCGGCGGCGCGCGGCTGCCGTCCCGGCCGCCGCAGCAGGCGGAGACGCTGCAGCTCGCCGGGTTCGGCCGGACCGCCACCGACTGGGTGCCGCTGAAGCAGCACCTCGCCGACACCGCGGTCTCCTCGGTCACGGGCACCACGTTCACCGTCTCGGGCGCGTCGGACACCTGCCGCGGTGACGCCGGTGGCCCCGCCTACCGGGGCGACCAGTGGGCGCCCGAACTGGCCGGCGTGCACAGCACGTCCTGGCAGAAGGGCTGCTTCGGCTCGTCGGAGACCCGCGGCGGTTCCGTGGAGACCCGGGTGGACGACCTGCTCGACTGGTTCGGCCAGCACAACCCCGACCAGTTCCTCGAGTGCTCGAGGTTCACCAGGTTCTACGCCACCAAAGCGGGCGCGGTGAAGTACACCGAAAACAACAGCTCGCCCAACAGCACCTTGATCCCGGCACTCGACGGCGTCGACTATTGGCCCTCGCTCGGGACGTACGGGTTCTCGGTGCCCGGCACGCTCAAGGCCGGGCCTGCCGTCGCCTGGTCGGTGCACCAGAAGACCGGCGCCACCGACCCGTTCAACGACGGCGACCTGCGCTTGTGGACCGTGCCGAGCTGGGAATTCACCGGTGGTGAGCGGGTCGGGACCGGCTGGGGCCACTACCTGTCCGCGGCCAACCGCGACAAGCTCACCGTGGACGAGAAGGGCCGGATCTACCGCATCGACCCCAACGGTGACCTGCGCCTGTTCGTCTGGGACACCGCGGCCAAGCGCTGGCAGAACGACGCCGGAGCGGTGCTCGACACCGGTTGGGGCCGGTTCAACTCCATCACCGCCGCCGGTGACGGTGTGCTCTATGCCCGCACCACCGCAGGGGCGCTCATCCGCTTCCACTACGACCACGCCACCCAGGCGTGGGTGCAGCGCGAGCAGGTGACCCCGGGCAACTGGAGCGGCTACGCCCAACTCGTCTCACCGGGCGGCGACGTCATCTACGGCACGCTGCTGCCGTCCACTTCGCAGAAGATCGCGTGGACGCGGTACAACCCGAACACCAACACCTGGGCCACGCACCGCGTGGTCGGCACCGGCGCCCATTGGGGCGGTGACCACTCGATCACGCTGAAGCCCGACGTCTGCGTCGGCACGCGCTGACCGGACGACCACGAACGCCACCGCGCGGGCCGGCACCGGTTCGCGCGGTGGCGTTCATGACCTCAGCCGCCCGAAGCCCGGCGGCACCACGGGAACAACAGATGCGATCCAGCCACACAAGCCGACTTCCGCCTCGGCCTTGACCACGCCCGGGTGACCGTGGTCAACAACTGGTGGTTCGAAGGTTCCGGCTACCTCACCGACGCCGAAACCGAACTCGCCGCCGGAATCGCCGAACCGGGCGGCGGTCGGGCGGGCGAAGGACAAGGGCAGGAAGCCGCCGGGCCGCTGGCAGGTCATGTACTACGACCGGACCGGCAAGCTCCGCTCGGAGATCGCCTCGACGAAGACGGTCGCCGAGGCCACGATCAGGTCGGGCAGGTCGTCGTGCGGGCGGTTCAGGGTGAACTCCGGGTAGTGGCATGGTGACGACGGTTTCCGGGAAGCCGATCTCCGGCCAGGCGAGCACGAGCGACATCCGGTCGAACGCCGGTGGAAACCGGAACACGGGCCGGTGGGTGGGACCGGACGTGCTGCTGCTGCTCGACGAGGAGGACGTGGCGAATTCCCAGTGTGCGCGGCCGGTGTGATCAAGCCAGCCGGCGCGCTGGTGCATGCCTTCGTCAGACGCGGGCGGCAACTGGCGGGACGCGACTTCCGGCGGGCTCGAGAGTCCGTCGCGGATGTCGCGCTGCCGTTCGGCCGCACTGCGGCGATCCAGCGGACGGCGGGCCAGTAGTTCGATGACCAAGGCCGAGAGCCTGGACACGACACGCACGATGCCCACGGTCAGTTCGGGTCGACGCACCAGCAAGCCGCCCGGATGTGCCAAGGCACCCAGGGTTTCGGTCGTGTCCACCGCCTCACCATCTCAAGCCGCGGTGCGTGCGTTCACCGTGTCCGCGACCCGCCGGGGCGGGTTTTCGCTGCCGTGTCAGCGAAACCGAACGCGCTCAATCCGGTGCGCCAGGCGCTGCCCAGATCGGCTCCGGGCGGGAACCTGCCGTCGAGTTCCAGGATGACCATGCCGTGTGCGAACGCCCAGATCGCGCGGGCGAGGTCTTCGTTGCCTGCCACGCGCACGAGGGGGAGGGCGGCGCGGTCCTCCACTCCGGCGGGCAGCAGGTGCCGGGGGAGCGGGCCGGAATTCATCAGCCGGTAGAGGTGCGGGTGCTCGAGCGCGTACGCCCGGTAGGCCGCCGCGAGTTCGGTCAACGACTCCGCCTTGGCCAGTTCGGCGGCCAGCTCGTTCATCGCGATGGCGATGACCCCGGCTTCGACGGCGAGTTTGTCCGGGAAGTGCTTGTACAACGACGGCGCCCGGATACCCAGCCGGTCGGCGATCGCGCGCATGGTCAGGGCCTGGGAGCCGCCTTCCTCGATCAGAGCCCGCGCCGCTTCGACGATCTGTTCGATCCGGTCAGGCACGACGGCTCCCGTCGCGGTCACGCAGGCCGTAACCGAAGGCGCGATCCAAGGAAACGTGCAGCAGCCAGGCCAGTCCGGCCGTGAACAGCGGCACCCAGTTCAAGTCGGAGACGCTGTAGCCGAACAAGATCGCCAGCGGGATCCACGGCCGGTGCATGGCGTTGTAGAACGGCACGGCCTTGGGGGAGAGCCTGCCGTTTCCGCCCTCGCCGGCGCCGATGAACATCGTCAGGTCGGGCGCGATGAGAAGGACCAGTGCGGTGGCCAGCGTATCGCCGCCGTGCTTGACCACCTCGAACACGAGGAAGGCCAGCAGGAACAAGGCAAGAACACCCCAGGCGACGCGCTGGACCACCGGACGGCCGGGTGCGAGAACGTGGGACATCGGAACCCCCAGGGTTGGCTAACGTTGTTAGCTTCACGCTACGGCTAACAACGTTAGCCGTCAAGTGCCCGCCTGGGCCCGGCTTCGTCGTACGTGCGCCGCGCGGCCGCTGGTCCGGGCTGCCGTGTCGATGAGTGGAAGGTTTCCTCTATTTGAATGAATTGGTGAATCTTTATTTTCTGGTCGCGTTGCCTCGTGGCATGGTCCCTACGGGAGGCTTTGGGGATAGCAAACCAGAGGGGAATCATGAATTACCGATCATTTCTCGCACGCCTTGGTGTTGCGCTCGCCGGCGCTTTTGTGGCGATTGGGGTTTTTGCCGCGCCAAGCTCCGCGTCGGCCGCGAATGGGCAGGATCCAGTGGCTACACGCTCCACACGTCGTCGGGTGCGGCTATGCCCATTCGGCCTGAGGTCGTGTGTGGGCCGCGTGCGGCCTTTCGGATCCGGACAACAAGCTGGTCAGGCGATTCGGGTCAGCCCTGCGGGGGCCGGGCCGGCAGATCTCGGACTTGCGGTGCGGCACTGCTGGATACGGCTATCGTCACATCAAGCACCGGCACATCACGGACTGGGAGAACATCGCCTTCATGGTCGGATGGAACTGGCGGGACATGGCCGACTTCGCGCTGGAGCACGGTCTCGACTACCCGCAGCGAGTGGATCACCGCTCTGGCAA from the Amycolatopsis magusensis genome contains:
- a CDS encoding DUF4260 family protein, encoding MSHVLAPGRPVVQRVAWGVLALFLLAFLVFEVVKHGGDTLATALVLLIAPDLTMFIGAGEGGNGRLSPKAVPFYNAMHRPWIPLAILFGYSVSDLNWVPLFTAGLAWLLHVSLDRAFGYGLRDRDGSRRA
- a CDS encoding TetR/AcrR family transcriptional regulator, producing the protein MPDRIEQIVEAARALIEEGGSQALTMRAIADRLGIRAPSLYKHFPDKLAVEAGVIAIAMNELAAELAKAESLTELAAAYRAYALEHPHLYRLMNSGPLPRHLLPAGVEDRAALPLVRVAGNEDLARAIWAFAHGMVILELDGRFPPGADLGSAWRTGLSAFGFADTAAKTRPGGSRTR
- a CDS encoding tachylectin-related carbohydrate-binding protein: MRTKRYARRSVAALAASAAIAALLAAPAAAVTNGTPTGDYGEAYWHTARITIGDNFRSCSGTLVSDQWLVTAASCFAENPAQGFRINPGPPSRPTTAQFWYGAVQAKGGGGTYKLTQRIIDLKPREDRDLVFARLETRVGLGGARLPSRPPQQAETLQLAGFGRTATDWVPLKQHLADTAVSSVTGTTFTVSGASDTCRGDAGGPAYRGDQWAPELAGVHSTSWQKGCFGSSETRGGSVETRVDDLLDWFGQHNPDQFLECSRFTRFYATKAGAVKYTENNSSPNSTLIPALDGVDYWPSLGTYGFSVPGTLKAGPAVAWSVHQKTGATDPFNDGDLRLWTVPSWEFTGGERVGTGWGHYLSAANRDKLTVDEKGRIYRIDPNGDLRLFVWDTAAKRWQNDAGAVLDTGWGRFNSITAAGDGVLYARTTAGALIRFHYDHATQAWVQREQVTPGNWSGYAQLVSPGGDVIYGTLLPSTSQKIAWTRYNPNTNTWATHRVVGTGAHWGGDHSITLKPDVCVGTR